A single Campylobacter hyointestinalis subsp. hyointestinalis DNA region contains:
- a CDS encoding response regulator transcription factor — MINILMIEDDLELAEILTEYLEQFDIKITTNDDPYLGLSTLNTNKFDLVILDLSLPGMDGLEVCKEIRKKHNIPIIISSARHDLSDKVNAFELGADDYLPKPYNPGELLARIKSHLRRQNITQAEQNLQKKDLVCDDFKHTITLKDTPLNLTVAEYDILRYLIKKEGGAISREELIYNCNSINEESTNKSIDVIIGRIRTKLGENPKDPKYIHAIRGVGYKLVQ; from the coding sequence ATGATAAATATCTTGATGATAGAAGATGATCTAGAACTAGCCGAGATACTAACAGAGTACTTAGAACAATTTGATATAAAAATCACGACAAACGACGATCCTTATCTTGGACTTTCTACGTTAAATACAAATAAATTCGATCTTGTCATACTTGATCTGAGTCTGCCTGGAATGGACGGACTAGAAGTATGCAAAGAGATAAGAAAAAAACACAATATTCCTATCATCATCTCAAGCGCAAGACACGATCTAAGCGATAAGGTAAATGCTTTTGAGCTAGGAGCGGACGATTATCTACCAAAACCATATAATCCAGGTGAGTTATTAGCACGTATAAAAAGCCATCTAAGAAGACAAAACATAACGCAAGCTGAGCAAAACTTACAAAAAAAAGATCTAGTCTGTGATGATTTTAAACATACTATAACGCTAAAAGATACACCTTTAAATTTAACAGTCGCTGAGTACGACATACTAAGATACCTCATCAAAAAAGAAGGTGGAGCTATAAGCAGAGAAGAGCTCATCTATAACTGCAACTCTATAAATGAAGAAAGCACAAACAAAAGCATAGACGTCATCATAGGACGCATCAGGACAAAACTAGGAGAAAACCCCAAAGATCCAAAATACATACATGCTATACGCGGTGTCGGATATAAGCTAGTTCAATGA
- a CDS encoding ArsS family sensor histidine kinase, which produces MKFSSIFYTITLIFIIATTSIFLAFLWLMDYDKQNYTRELNTKYSVVARATLLHMNDLINKEEYLQQTQNLNMPRIEDKDIKDAILNGSTTIEEITADIGSSAILLYQKRHYLKIVHKGTTLLLEDKDYQPYRYDIIKFIFGLVFFILLMTYVFIIRKIKPLRKLKRQIDKFATGNLDIKNVSTGNDEISEVADAFYNAVGQIKSLNHSRQLFLRNIMHELKTPITKGRIAAEMIEKNKNQERLINVFERLESLINEFAAVERATSRLEVENAKPCKVIDIIDEAIDLAMIEKELVTINVINDLNINADFKLMSVAFKNMIDNGIKYSNDKHIIITVNEDSVKFITNADKLEQNLEYYTEPFTQGSNAKKSFGLGLYIVDNILRSHGFKLEYEYKNSLNIFKFTNLKS; this is translated from the coding sequence ATGAAATTTTCTTCCATATTTTATACGATAACTCTTATATTTATCATTGCAACTACAAGTATATTTTTAGCTTTTCTTTGGCTTATGGACTATGACAAACAAAACTACACAAGAGAGCTAAACACAAAGTATTCTGTAGTAGCTAGAGCGACTCTTTTACATATGAATGATCTCATAAATAAAGAAGAATACCTACAGCAAACACAAAATTTAAATATGCCTCGCATAGAGGACAAAGACATAAAAGACGCTATCTTAAACGGTTCAACTACAATAGAGGAAATAACCGCAGATATAGGCTCCAGCGCTATTTTGCTATATCAAAAAAGGCATTATTTAAAGATAGTTCATAAAGGCACTACTTTACTTTTAGAAGATAAAGATTATCAGCCTTATCGGTACGATATCATCAAATTTATATTTGGTTTGGTATTTTTTATACTGCTTATGACGTACGTATTTATCATACGCAAGATAAAACCGCTTAGAAAACTAAAAAGACAGATAGATAAATTTGCAACAGGAAATTTAGATATCAAAAACGTTAGTACCGGAAATGATGAAATTTCAGAAGTAGCAGACGCATTTTACAACGCAGTCGGCCAGATAAAATCACTCAACCATTCACGTCAGCTATTTCTTAGAAACATAATGCACGAACTCAAAACTCCTATCACAAAAGGCAGAATCGCAGCCGAAATGATAGAAAAAAATAAAAATCAAGAAAGACTAATAAACGTTTTTGAAAGATTAGAAAGTCTGATAAACGAATTCGCAGCAGTCGAAAGAGCGACTTCAAGACTGGAAGTAGAAAACGCAAAACCTTGCAAAGTCATAGATATAATCGACGAAGCCATAGATCTAGCGATGATAGAAAAAGAGCTTGTAACCATAAACGTGATCAATGATCTAAATATAAACGCAGACTTTAAGCTTATGAGTGTAGCTTTTAAAAATATGATAGATAACGGTATAAAATACTCAAACGACAAGCATATCATCATCACCGTAAATGAAGACTCAGTCAAATTCATCACAAACGCAGACAAATTAGAGCAAAATCTTGAATACTATACAGAGCCATTTACGCAAGGAAGCAATGCTAAAAAAAGCTTTGGATTAGGACTTTATATAGTAGATAACATACTAAGATCTCATGGATTTAAACTAGAATATGAGTATAAAAATAGTCTAAATATTTTTAAATTTACGAATCTCAAAAGCTAG